Below is a window of Pseudomonas eucalypticola DNA.
TGCGCAGTATAGCGACAGGCCCCAGAGCGGCAAAGCGCTGCCTGTGCCCGATGGTCACTGAAAGTAGGTAGAATGCGATTTTTTTCCACGAACGGGGTGCCCTTTGCGCGAAATCGTCCTGATTAACATCACCGGTTCAGACCGTCCTGGCTTGCTGGCCGCTGTCACCGGTGCACTGGCCGAGGATGGCGTGAGCATTCTGGATGTCGCCCAGTCGCTGCTGCACGGCGCACTGTCGCTGGCGGTGGTTGCCTGTGCCGACGATGGCGCCCGGCTGGCGCTGTTGCGCGAGCGTATACAGGGGGTAGCGGGCGTTCAGGCCCAGTTCACGTCGCTGTCTGAAAAGGACTACCTGGCCTGGGCTGCCGCCGGTACTGACAACCGTTTCGTGGTCACCCTCATGAGCCGGCATATCACTGCCAGCCAGGTGCAAAGCGTCACCGATATCGCTGACCGTCACGGGTTGGTGGTCGAGGCTATTGACCGTCTGTCGGTTCGTCCCGGTTTGAGCGCTCCGGCGCCTGAAGGCAAGGCGTGCCTGGAGTTCACCGTTCGTGGTGAGCCAGCGGATATCAACTTGCTGCGCCGCGACTTTCTCGCTGCGGCCATGTTGCTGGACGCCGATATCGCGATACAGGAAGACACCCTGTACCGCCGCCACCGCCGCCTGGCGGTGTTCGACATGGACTCCACGCTGATCCAGGCGGAGGTCATCGATGAGCTGGCCAAGGCCCATGGTGTCGGCCATCTGGTGTCGGAGATCACCGAGCGCGCCATGCGCGGTGAGCTGGACTTCCGCGCCAGCTTCAAGGAGCGCATGGCGCTGCTGCAAGGGCTGGACATCAGCGTGCTGGATGCCATCGGTGCCTCGCTGCGCCTGACCGAAGGCGCCGAAGTATTGTTCGCCGAGCTCAAGCGCCTGGGTTACAAGACGGCGATCCTGTCCGGGGGCTTCACCTACTTTGCCAAGCAGGTGCAGGCCAAGCTGGGCATCGATTATGTATTCGCCAATGAGTTGCAGGTGGTCGACGGCAAATGCACGGGCGTTGCCGTGGAGCCCATCGTCGACGCCCAGCGCAAAGCCGACCTGCTGGTGGAATTGGCTGAGAAGGAAGGTTTGACCCTGGAGCAGACCATTGCCGTGGGCGACGGTGCCAATGACCTGCCGATGCTGGCCAAGGCCGGCCTGGGCGTGGCCTTCCGTGCCAAGCCGCTGGTCAAGCAGTCGGCGCGTCACAACATCACGACCCTGGGCCTGGATGGCGTGCTGTACCTGCTGGGTGTGCGCGACAGTCAGGCGTGAAGGCGGGCAGTGGGAGTCGGGTTTCCGGCTCCCACGAAAAGACAGGCCCGCTTGCGCGGCCTGCCCCGAATCAGAGGTTCTTCCACAGCGAATCGAATTCGCTGTTCAACTGCTCTGCCACCGCCGGCGCGACTTCCAGAATGCGGTATTCGAACTGGTTGAAGCTGCCGGTGGAACTCACCTTGCGCCCCAGATGGGCGCGTTGTTCGTCGCCATGGCTGTTGATCATGACCTTGTGCCCTTCCTGAAACGGCAGGCGTGGCGCCAGCAGCGATGCCTTGATGTCGATGGCGCGGATTTCCGGCAACTGCAGGCCCCGCACGTACTGGCTGTTCTCCTGGTTGTTGCGCAACAACTGCAAGCCGCACGGCAGGGCGTGAGGGGCGATCAGCTCGATGCCCATCTGCGTGCCGCCGCTGCGCACCTGGCGGATCCAGCGTACCACTGCCACGCTCCAGCCCTGGGCTGGGGCATCCTGGATGCCTACCAGTTCGCCAGCCTGCAACTGTGCTGGTACTTCGCGGGGCCACGCCAGGCAGTAGCCGCCGGGGCTATGGTTGACGATCTGCAGTTCGTGCACAGGGTAGTCCCGACTCGCCTGGGCGCCTGAGCCTTCGGTGTCGAGGGCCGGGTATTCGATTTCCTCATAGGGGAGCAGATCGTTGTTCTCGCCATTTCGAGCCGCGTCGAACGCTTGGCTCCAGCTGTCATTGCCGACCTGGCTGCGCGCCTGGAACGTAGCGCTCAGTCCCGCGTCGGCCCGTTTGAGCAGGGTACTGAAGTCCTGTTCGCCGCCCAGGTAATAGTGCAGGGTGCTCATACCGACGCACAGGCTCATGGTGCCTTGCCCCGGGGTGCGCTGGAACGTGCGCTCGGCCACATCGCCCCAGGCAGCGGCCATGTGCTGGAGCATGTCCACGGTCATGCCGGAGGGCACCTGCAGGCGCGACTGCCCGCGCTCCTCGACGGGCAGGTGCAGCCACTCGGTAATCGCCTTGACCAGGGGGTGTGGGTCCAGGCCGAGCATGGTTGACAGCTGGCTGGCGGGAAACAGGCTTTTGTAACGCGGCGGGGCGTCGCTGTCCGGCGCCACTGCGAACTGCGCCTCGGGGTTGCCCGCCGGTACGACCCGCACCAAGGCGCTCCAGGGTTCCAGCACATTGGCCAGTTGCAGGATGGCTTGCTGACGCATCTGGTTGCAGCGTGAGCTACCCAGCAGCAACGCAGTGGCGTAGGTTTGCTCGATGCTCTGCTGGTGTGCGTGCGCCACCAAGGCATCGTTGACGAAAGTGCGGTGCAGCTGAAACTTGAGCGCCACCTGGTACAGCTGGTGCAACTCCAGCCAGACGCCGTCGGGCACGGGGCAGTACAACAGGTTGGCGCGAACCAGGGGGCCTTTGAGGGCATGCATGGCGCGCTGGATACCGGTGGCCAGCAGCAGGTTGCGGTCTTTCAGGCGCGCCGAAACCCGCAGCACGATCAACTTGTAGCCCACGGCCAACAGGTTCTGCAGGGCCTGGCACAGGTTGGCGATCTTGCGGGCCCGCTCATCCAGCACCACCGCCTGGTTGAGAAAATGCCGCTCCAGGTGGCTGCAGACGAAATACACCTCCGGGCGCAGCAACTCCAGCAGTTGCAGGCGGTTGTCGCTGGGGGTCACCAACTGGTTGAGTTCGATCAGGCCTTGGTACAACTGGCGCGCGGTTTCGCCCAGGTTGGCCTTGGGAAGCGCGGCGATCCAGCGCTTCAGCTCGCGCGGGTTGGCCTCACAGAACGACAGGCTGTGCTGGGAGGGCGTGGGGGCGCGCAAAAGAGGTGGCGGGGGGGCGGCGGACATCGAGCGATTCCCGTTGAGTCAGTCGTGCATGGGTGCGCTATTGTCACCCGATGGCGTCAAGACTGCACGGCCTTGGCGTCGCAGGCAAGTGCGCAACTCGATCGCCGCCCCCAGGCGTCAGGCGTCGGCGGCCTGGCCGATGCGCTGACCCATGTTGACCACGGAGCCAGCGGCCAGCTCGTGTGCCCACTTCACTTGCTGTGGGCCGAACAGCACGACCGCGGTGGAGCCCAGTTTGAAGCGGCCCAGTTCAGCGCCTTTTTCCAAGTGAATGGGCGCGCGGGCGGCTTCGTCGTAGCGTACGGTCTTGAGCTCACGCTTGGGCGGCGTTACCAGGCCGGCCCAGACGGTTTCGACCGAGGCCACGATCATCGCGCCCACCAGTACGACGGCCATCGGACCGCGCTCGGTGTCGAACAGGCACACCACGCGCTCGTTGCGGGCAAACAGTTCCGGCACGTTTTCGGCCGTGGTCTGGTTCACCGAGAACAGCCGGCCCGGCACGTAAATCATTTCGCGCAGGGTACCCGCCAATGGCATGTGCACCCGATGGTAGTCCTTGGGCGACAGGTAGATGGTAGCGAACTCGCCACCCATGAACGGCGCCGCGTTGGCCGGGTCGCCGCCCAGCAGTTCGAGGGTGCTGAAACTGTGGCCCTTGGCCTGGAAGATGCGGCCATGCTCGATGGCACCCAACTGGCTGACAGCGCCGTCTGCCGGGCTGAGGATGGCCCCGGGGGTCGGGTCCAGCGGACGCGCGTCGGCTTTCAGCGCGCGGGTGAAAAACGCGTTGAAGTGCTCATAGGCGGTCAGGTCTTCGACCAGTGCCTGGGACATGTCCACCTGGTAGCGCTTGGCGAACCAGGCGGTAAAGGCGTTCTTGAACCAGCGCACGCGGCATTCGGCGACACAGCCGGCCAGGCGCGACAGCAGGTGGTGGGGCAGCAGGTATTGGCTGAGGATGAACAAACGGGATTTCATCGGGTTTCCTTAAACTTCGACGGGCGTGTCGGGGTGGTTGCCCCATTCGCCCCAGGAACCGGCATAGCCCTTGACGCGCGGGTAACCGAGCGCCTTGGCCACCAGGTAGGTAAAGCCGGAACGGTGGTGGGTCTGGCAGTGGGTAATGATTTCCTTGTCTGGGGTGATGCCCAGTTTTTCAAGGGTTTGGTGCATATCGGTACGGATGCGCAGGTTGCGGGTGGTGTCCATGCCGGCGGTCCACTCGAAATTGATTGCGCCGGGAATGTGGCCCCCTTTGGCGGCCAGTACCTTCTCGCCGCTGTATTCCAGCGGCCCGCGGGCGTCCCAGATGGCCAGGTCGGCGGCGCCGATGCGGCTTTGCAGGTATTCGCGGGTGGCGGTGGGCTCGTCGTGCAGGGTCAGGGCTACGCTGCCGGCATGCGGTGCTGGCACCTCGGTGGTCAAGGGCAGTTGCGCCGCTTCCCAGGCCAGCACGCCGCCGTCCAGGTAGTGGTACTGCTTGTGGCCGATCACGTCCAGCAACCAGATGAAGCGCCCGGCCCAGCCACCGCCTTCGTCGTCGTACACCACATAGACGGCCTGCCGAGTATGCCCCAGCTCGCCGAACAGTGCTTCGAGCGCAGGCAGCGTCGGCATCAGCCCGGGCGCGGGTGGCTGGCCCAGTTGGGTGCGCTTGGGGTCGACGAAGCGGGCCCCCGGGATATGCCCGGCGCCATAGCGGGCGGCGCTGGTCAAGTCCACCAGAATCAGCTCTGGAGCATCGAGGCGTTCTTGCAGCTGAGCGGCTTCGATCACCAGCGGCAGGCCCGAGAAGTCAGCCATGTGAGGTCTCCAGAAGAAAAAGTGGGGGCAGATTGTAGCGCATGCTTCAGTTGCCGCGCTGGCTGAAGGTGGTCAGCGCGCGCTCTATGCATTGTGCGGTTTTTCCGAAAGCCTGGACGGTAATTTCCGAGAAAGGCCCGCCTCCCTGGTCTGCGACCACCAGCATTACCACGCGGTCATTGCTTGCCAGGGAGCGCAACAGCAGGTGCTCGCCCTTGAACAGCCCGCGCAGGGCCGAAGGTATCAGCGCCGAGAACTGGCCGTTGTTCTGGGGCGTGAGGCGAATCTGCGCGGCCTTGGTCAACAAGCGTTGCACCACATTGCTCTGGCTGACCAGCAGGTTGAGGCCGGACGCTTCCGGTGGCAACCCTGCGGTTTGATGCACCCGCAGGTTGGTCTGGTTCTTGTCGATCATCAGCAGCAGCACCCGCTTCATGCCACACGCTACCAGGGCATCACGAGCGCAGGTGGTCAGGTGCATGGCATTGGTGAAACGGCTGGGTTCGGCCAGCAGCTCGGCACAGTATTTACGCCAACTGCCGAGGTCATCGGCGCTGGGTGGCGGCGCGGGTTGCAGGCCCCGGTGCACGCGGCGCGCATCCCATGGCCACAGCAACGCCTCGGCCGGGTGCCAGAGCCCCGGCACTGCGTAGTTGCGCGCGTTTTGTACCGCTTGCTGGTGCACCTGTTGTTGCAACTCGCCCAAGGGCATTTGCAGGTACAGGCAGGTCAGGTATTCCCAGCGCAGCAGGTGCGGGGTGTTCCAGGCCTCCTGGGCCGCCAGTGCCAGGCCGTTGGCCAGCACCACGGTGTTGGCGGGCTGGTTGAGCCAGCGGCGCAGGCCCGGGTCATCGTCCAGGCGCTGCTGCTGGCGCAGGCCATGTTCTTCATCACGGGCAATGTGCAGCACCTTGACCAGCTCGCGGTGCTCATCCAGCAGCAGGTTGTAGCCGTGGAGGATCCAGGCCGGCAGGCGCCACAGATGGGCCAGGCCTTGGCACAGGGCCAGCAGGCGCACGCCAAACAATTCGTGCTCCACTTTGGCGGCTGCCTCGCCCTTGTGCACCACCCGCAGCTCCCATTCCTCCAGCAGGGCAGGGTGGGTGATGGCTAGAGGCCATAATGGCGACAGGAACAGCAGGCTACCCCAATGGACTTCCTGCCACAGCCGCGCCAGGCGCGCGGCAAACAGACCGTTGGCCTGCTGCGCGGCGTGCTGGCTGATCAGCAGCAGTTGGCGCAGCCCCCGAGGCATGTCCTCGGGCAGCGCCGTGGGCAGGCGTTCGAGCAGCTCCTCGGTGCGCTTGAGCCCCAGGCGGTTGAGCGCCACTTCCAGGCTCTCCACCGGCTCGGCCAGGCTCTGGTTGATATGGTGGTTGGCCTCGCGGATAACGCTGAGCACCAATGCCGGGCTATCCTGCATCAGCTCGGCGATGTCGCGCAGTGAACTGCGGCTGTCCTCGAGCGCTGCGCGCACGCGATCATGGCTGGCCAGCGGCACCGGCAGGCGCACGCCGTCGAGCAGTTTCAGCCAGTCTGTAAGGGTGTGGGGCGTCTTGGTAGGCACGTTGCGCTCAATTGGCATGCTGGAGGACCGAACTGGCTTTTCAACTTTTCAGGCTATAGTCTGGCGCAGAACTGCCGATAAGTAGAACAAGAGATTCAGAATCTTGCGCCCTCACCCTGACCACGACATGTAAGTGCTTCCAACCTATGGCTAAAATTATCGGCATCATCGTCGTATTCGCGAGTGTGCTCGGCGGATACGTTCTGTCCCACGGTAAAATTGCAGCGTTGATCCAGCCGTTCGAAGTGCTGATCATCGGCGGCGCCGCCTTCGGTGCCTTCCTGCAGGCGAACCCCGGCTACATGACCATGAAGGTCATCAAGAAAGGCCTGGGCATGTTCAAGTCGCGGTTCTCCCACGGCTTCTACATCGAGGTGCTGAGCCTGGTCTACGAGATCCTCAACAAGAGCCGTCGTGAGGGCATGATGGCGATCGAGAGCGACATCGAAGACGCCGCCGCCAGCCCCATTTTCGCCAAGTACCCCACCGTGCTCAAAGACGAGCGCATGACGGCTTATATCTGCGACTACCTGCGTATCATGTCCTCGGGCAACATGGCGCCCCATGAGCTCGAAGGCCTCTTCGACATGGAGCTGCAGAGCATCAAGGAAGAGCTGGAGCACACCTCCCATGCCGTCACAGGCATCGCCGACGGCATGCCCGGTTTCGGTATCGTCGCGGCGGTACTGGGTATCGTGGTGACCATGGCATCCTTGGGCGATGGCGACAAGGCCGTGATCGGTGCCCACGTGGGTGGCGCGCTGGTGGGTACCTTCTTCGGTATTCTCGCTGCCTACGGTTTCATGGGGCCATTGGCCACGGCCATCGGCCATGATGCCAAGGAAGAAGTGAACGTCTACGAAGCCATCAAGGCTTCGCTGGTGGCCTCGGCCTCGGGCATGCCGCCGTCGCTGGCGGTTGAGTTCGGCCGCAAGGTACTGTTCCCGGCCCACCGCCCGAGTTTCTCCGAGCTGGAACAAGCGGTCCGCGGTCGCTGAGTCATGGAAAATAACCAGCCGATAATCATCAAGCGCGTCAAGCGCTTCGCTGGCGGCCACCATGGTGGTGCCTGGAAGATCGCCTTCGCCGACTTCGCTACGGCGATGATGGCGTTCTTCCTGGTGCTGTGGTTGCTGTCCACGGCCACCCCGGAGCAGAAACTGGCCATCGCCGGTTACTTCCAGGACCCGGTGGGCTTCTCCGAAAGTGGCTCGCCCTACATCATCGACATGGGTGGCACGCCCAAGCTTGCGCCGGACAAGACCCTGAACCCGGATATCGAGAGCTCGCCGCCCACGCCGACCACGCCCGACAAGATCAATGAGAACGATGCCGAGCAGATGGCCGAGAAGATCGACCAGGAACGCTTGAACCTGCTGCTGCAGGAACTGCAGAACAAGGTGGACCAGAATCCGCAACTGCAGAAGTTCAAGGACCAGATCCTGTTCGAGATCACCCAGGAAGGCCTGCGCATCCAGATCATGGACGCTGAAAACCGGCCGATGTTCGACACCGGCAGTGCGCGCCTGAAGCCATACTTCGAAGACATCCTTTTGGCCATGGCCGACACCATCAAGGCGGTGCCGAACAAGATCAGCGTCAGCGGCCATACCGACGCCCAGCCTTATTCGGGCCAGGGCGACTTCGGCAACTGGGAGCTTTCCGCCAACCGCGCCAACGCCGCCCGGCGCGCGCTGGAAGGGGGCGGCTACCCGGATGGCCAGGTGGCACGCGTGGTGGGCTATGCGTCGTCGTCGCTGTTCGACCGCAAGAACCCGCTGAACCCCGTCAACCGCCGCATCGACATCGTGGTGCTGACCAAGAAGGCCCAGCGCGAAATCGAAGGCGAAAGCACCCCGGACGCTACGCCGCCAGCCAACGGCACCAAGCCCGGCGCCACACCTGGCGCTGCCGCCCCGGCAGGTGCCGCCAAGCCGACGCCAGGGCCCGGCGCTTCGGCCGCCGACCCCAACGCGCCCATGCAGCCGCGGGAATTGCGCCAGAAGCTGAACCTGTTCGAGGACGGCACCTTGAAGATGGACGAGCCGAAGGAGTAAACCTTCCGCTTCGCCCGACGCCCGCCCCGACCCTGTCGCGGCGGGCGTCGTGCGTTTCAGGCATGGCGGGTGATGGCGGTAATGATGTGGCGCGTGTGCCAGCCACACTCGGCATGGGCCGCGTCCCGCACCCTTGGCGATATGCGCTCTGGCCCGAACGGCTTGACCACTATCACCGGCTTGCTCAGCCGCTGGGCCATCTCGATTTCGGGGTCGATCCACTGGCTGTAGGTGGGGTACACCCCGGCCATGATCAGGAGTACCGAGCACGGCCGAAGGTGTTCGGCGATGGCCTGCTGCAATTCCGCCGGGGTGCGCTCCACCACCGGGTGCGGGTCAGGCACTGCATGGCTCTGGAAAACGAAGCTGGCGTCCAGTTCAAGCAGGTTGAGCAGGCGGTCGTAAGCGTCCGAGTAACGCCAGGAGCGGCTGATGAACAAGTGATACGTCGACATTGCAGTCCCTTTCAGTCGAATGAATGACGGGCTGACAATCGTTCAGAATCGTTTTATTCAGCAACGGATGGTGCGATAAAAAGAACCGTCCTACACCGTAGGGTAAAATTTCCTACAGTTTTCGCCCGAAAACTGTAGGAATTTCCCTGGTTCGCTCACTGCGCCCGCGTCGGCGGCAGCGACCGGCTAGTAGGTATCTTCCGGCAAGCTGGCGATGATCGAGCGGTAGCTGTTCATGCGTTGCTGCTGCACCCGGCCTTCGGCCAGCGCCTGGAGCAGGGCGCAACCTGGCTCGCGGTCGTGCTTACAGTCACGGAAGCGGCAATGGCCGATCAGTTCGTCGAACTCGATGAAACCCGCCTCCACGTCGGCGCGGCTGACGTGCCCCAGGCCGAACTCGCGAATGCCAGGGGAGTCGATCAACTCGCCACCACCCGGGAAGTGGAACAGCCTCGCCGTGGTCGTGGTATGCGTACCCTGCCCGGACAGTTCCGACAGCGGCCCTACGCGGGTCTGCACCTCAGGTAGCAGGCTGTTGACCAGCGATGACTTGCCTACGCCGGACTGGCCGACGAACACGCTGATGTGCCCGTCCAGTTGCGCCTGCAACTGCTGCATGCCATCGCCGTGGTGCGCCGACACCTCCAGCAACGGGTAGCCGAGCTGGCGGTACACGGCCAGCAGGGCGTTCAGCGCCGGGGCGTTCTGGTCGTCGATCAGGTCGGCCTTGTTGAGCAGCAGCAACGGGCGAATCCCGGCATGCTCGGCGGCCACCAGGTAGCGGTCGATGAGGTTGGCGTGGGGTTCAGGCATGGGGGCGAACACAATGACGATCAGGTCGACGTTGGCCGCCACCGGCTTGAGCTGGCCCCGGCTGTCGGGCCGGCACAGCTCGGTGCTGCGGGGCAGCTGGGCAACGATCACGCCGATGCCCTGGTTGCCTGCGCGCCATACCACCGTGTCGCCGGTCACCAGCGCGGGCAGGTTGGCGCGCAGGTGGCAACGGAACACCTGGCCGGCCAGTTCGCCTTCCTGGGCCTCGACCTCTACCTGCACACCGAAGTGGGCGATCACCAGACCCGTCTGTTCCGGGCCCAGGTCACCACCTTCCAGCGCTTCCAGCGTGTGCGATTCGCGTTTGGCGGCGCGAGCGGCGCGCTCACCCTGGATTTTTTCGATGCGCCAATTCTGGCGGCGGTTGAGCTGGCGTTTGGCCATGAGTGTTCCGTGCGGGGGTAATTAAAACGGCGACGAGTTTAGCATGCCCGGCTGAGCTAAACTGCGCAGCCAAGCCGAGGAGTCTTTCACATGCAAAACGCTGACAACCTGATCTGGATCGACCTGGAAATGACCGGCCTGGACCCGGACACCGACGTCATCATCGAAATGGCTACTATCGTCACCGATAGCAACCTGAACACCCTGGCCGAAGGCCCGGTCATTGCCATCCACCACAGCGACGAAGTGCTGGCGCGGATGGATGAATGGAACACCCGTACCCACGGCAATTCGGGTTTGACCCAGCGTGTGCGTGACAGCAAGGTCAGCATGGCCGAGGCCGAAGCCCAGACCATCGCTTTCCTCGAGCAGTGGGTGCCCAAGGGCAAGTCGCCGATTTGCGGCAACAGCATCTGCCAGGACCGCCGTTTCCTGTACCGCCACATGCGCGGCCTGGAAAACTACTTCCACTACCGCAACTTGGACGTTTCCACCCTCAAGGAACTGGCCGCGCGTTGGGCGCCGAAGGTCAAGGACAGCTTCAAGAAGGGCAGCACCCACCTGGCGCTGGACGACATCCGCGAGTCCATCGCCGAGCTGCGTCACTACCGTGAGCACTTCATCAAGTTCTGATCGGGGGTGCTGTGGGAGCTGGCAAGCCAGCTCTCACTTTCCAATCGGCTAATAAACCGGCCGCCGACTCAAGCGCAGCGACAAGGCGATATCCCGCGCCAGCGCCTCGATGTCAGCGCTCTCCAGGTTGGCCGTGCTGACCCGAACCGCTGCGCTGCCCCCCGGGCTGAAGGGCGTGCCGGGCTGCACGCCCCAGCCATAGGATGCCAGCGCCTGCACGGCAGAAGCCTCGTCTGCCACCGGCAACCACACATGCATTCCCTCGCCGCCTTGCTCGCACTGCACCCCATGGCGGCCAAGTGCGTCGATCAATGCGTGGCGCCGCTGTGCATAGCTCTCAGCGGCGTGCCGCAACTGCCCTTGGTCCAGCGCTTGCTGCCACAGCCTCGCGGCCAGGCGCTGCACCAGCAGGCTTACCCAGCGCGATGCCAGTGCCTGCAAACGCTGCATGGCCGCCAGCACCTGGGGGGCGCCCGTCACCACCGACAGCCGCAGGTCGGGCCCCAGAAATTTGCTGGCCGAGGTGATGTGCACCCAGCGCGCCGGCATCGCCATGGCCTGGGGTGGGGTGGCATGGCTGAGCGGGCCCCAATGGTCGTCCAATATCAGCAGCGTCCCGGGCGCTTCTTGCAGCGCGTTTGCCCAGGTTTGCCAGCGGCTTTCCGAAAACGTTCGCCCTGTGGGGTTCTGGGCTCGCGGCGTGAGAATCACAGCCGCGGCATTCTGCAGTGCCTGTTCACTTGGAACGCAGGCGCCGTGGTTGTCGCTGAGCAAGGCGACGGGTTTCAGCCGCAGGCTGGCCAGCAGTGCCAATACCGGTGGCCAGCAAGGTGATTCCACGAGGACCCGATTGCCGGGGCGGCAGTGGGCGCGCAGGGCTTTTTCCATGCAGTCCATGGCGCCCTGAAATACGCCGATGTCCTGGGACGGCAGGTGCTGGCTATGCAGCCAGCGCGCCGCCAGGTCCAGCAGCTGAGGCTCATTGGCCTGGATATCGTAGCCCGTGTCGCCGGGCATACCAGCCCATTCCTGGGCGTCCAGGCGCGGCAGCAGGCGCGCGTCGACGTTGCCGCTGGCAAGGTCGCGCAAATGCTCTGGCAGTGCATGGCGGGCAATGGCGCTCGCTTGCTCGGCCGCCACGCGGGTGCCGCGCCTGCCGTCCGTCACGACCCACTGGGCATCGCGCAGTAACTTGTACGCAGCGCCCACGGTGTTGGGGCTGACGTCGAGCTGCGCTGCCAAGGAACGAACGGCTGGCAGAAGATGCCCGGTAACAATTTCCCGGTCGCGGATAAGCTGTTCAATCGATTCAGCGATCTCGACAGCAGTGGAGCCAGTCACCAATAATGTATTCATACATTAACTATATTGTATTGGTACAAAAATGAAAAGTGCTTGGGTTGTGCGTCATCTGGCGTTCGAAGGCTTGGGCGTATTTGCCGAGGTGCTCGAACAGCGTGGTTATCGCGTGCGCATGTTCGAGGCGCCAGTAACCGACCTTGCTGAACTGGACGCCGGCGAACCGGACTTGCTGGTGCTGCTGGGCGGTCCCATCGGCGCCTTCGATGAGGCTGTCTATCCGTATCTGGCCGGCGTCTTGCAATGGGTGGAGCAACGGCTGGCCTCAGGCCGCAAGTTGCTCGGGGTGTGCCTGGGGGCGCAACTGATCGCCCGGGCGATGGGGGGCCAGGTAAGACCCATGGGGGTGAAGGAAATAGGCTATGCCCCGCTGACCCTCACGGCCGCGGGGCGCACGTCGGTGCTCGCGCCGCTGCACGCATCGATACCGGTATTGCATTGGCACGGCGACCAGTTCGAGATCCCCCGGGCGCCACGCACCTCGCGGCCTCCGCCGCCTGCCCGCATCAGGCTTTCGCCGTTGGCAACGCCGTGCTGGCGTTGCAGTTCCATCTGGAAGCAGACCCTCGGCAGATCGAGGCCTGGCTGGTAGGCCATTGCGCTGAGTTGCACGGTGCAGGCATCGACCCGCGGGCGCTGCGCAGCCAGGCAGCCGAGTTGCGCGCCGGCGAGGTGCTGCTGTGCCAGCAGCTGTTCGCCGACTGGCTGGATCTGCCCGAAGGCCCGGCCTGATGCGCCTGGGCAGGCTTGAGGCCTTGTTGATAGGCAAAGCGGTGCCCTTCACCCGGGACGGCACCCACAG
It encodes the following:
- the motA gene encoding flagellar motor stator protein MotA, giving the protein MAKIIGIIVVFASVLGGYVLSHGKIAALIQPFEVLIIGGAAFGAFLQANPGYMTMKVIKKGLGMFKSRFSHGFYIEVLSLVYEILNKSRREGMMAIESDIEDAAASPIFAKYPTVLKDERMTAYICDYLRIMSSGNMAPHELEGLFDMELQSIKEELEHTSHAVTGIADGMPGFGIVAAVLGIVVTMASLGDGDKAVIGAHVGGALVGTFFGILAAYGFMGPLATAIGHDAKEEVNVYEAIKASLVASASGMPPSLAVEFGRKVLFPAHRPSFSELEQAVRGR
- the asd gene encoding archaetidylserine decarboxylase (Phosphatidylserine decarboxylase is synthesized as a single chain precursor. Generation of the pyruvoyl active site from a Ser is coupled to cleavage of a Gly-Ser bond between the larger (beta) and smaller (alpha chains). It is an integral membrane protein.), which translates into the protein MKSRLFILSQYLLPHHLLSRLAGCVAECRVRWFKNAFTAWFAKRYQVDMSQALVEDLTAYEHFNAFFTRALKADARPLDPTPGAILSPADGAVSQLGAIEHGRIFQAKGHSFSTLELLGGDPANAAPFMGGEFATIYLSPKDYHRVHMPLAGTLREMIYVPGRLFSVNQTTAENVPELFARNERVVCLFDTERGPMAVVLVGAMIVASVETVWAGLVTPPKRELKTVRYDEAARAPIHLEKGAELGRFKLGSTAVVLFGPQQVKWAHELAAGSVVNMGQRIGQAADA
- a CDS encoding molecular chaperone; the protein is MSAAPPPPLLRAPTPSQHSLSFCEANPRELKRWIAALPKANLGETARQLYQGLIELNQLVTPSDNRLQLLELLRPEVYFVCSHLERHFLNQAVVLDERARKIANLCQALQNLLAVGYKLIVLRVSARLKDRNLLLATGIQRAMHALKGPLVRANLLYCPVPDGVWLELHQLYQVALKFQLHRTFVNDALVAHAHQQSIEQTYATALLLGSSRCNQMRQQAILQLANVLEPWSALVRVVPAGNPEAQFAVAPDSDAPPRYKSLFPASQLSTMLGLDPHPLVKAITEWLHLPVEERGQSRLQVPSGMTVDMLQHMAAAWGDVAERTFQRTPGQGTMSLCVGMSTLHYYLGGEQDFSTLLKRADAGLSATFQARSQVGNDSWSQAFDAARNGENNDLLPYEEIEYPALDTEGSGAQASRDYPVHELQIVNHSPGGYCLAWPREVPAQLQAGELVGIQDAPAQGWSVAVVRWIRQVRSGGTQMGIELIAPHALPCGLQLLRNNQENSQYVRGLQLPEIRAIDIKASLLAPRLPFQEGHKVMINSHGDEQRAHLGRKVSSTGSFNQFEYRILEVAPAVAEQLNSEFDSLWKNL
- a CDS encoding HDOD domain-containing protein, with translation MPIERNVPTKTPHTLTDWLKLLDGVRLPVPLASHDRVRAALEDSRSSLRDIAELMQDSPALVLSVIREANHHINQSLAEPVESLEVALNRLGLKRTEELLERLPTALPEDMPRGLRQLLLISQHAAQQANGLFAARLARLWQEVHWGSLLFLSPLWPLAITHPALLEEWELRVVHKGEAAAKVEHELFGVRLLALCQGLAHLWRLPAWILHGYNLLLDEHRELVKVLHIARDEEHGLRQQQRLDDDPGLRRWLNQPANTVVLANGLALAAQEAWNTPHLLRWEYLTCLYLQMPLGELQQQVHQQAVQNARNYAVPGLWHPAEALLWPWDARRVHRGLQPAPPPSADDLGSWRKYCAELLAEPSRFTNAMHLTTCARDALVACGMKRVLLLMIDKNQTNLRVHQTAGLPPEASGLNLLVSQSNVVQRLLTKAAQIRLTPQNNGQFSALIPSALRGLFKGEHLLLRSLASNDRVVMLVVADQGGGPFSEITVQAFGKTAQCIERALTTFSQRGN
- the serB gene encoding phosphoserine phosphatase SerB produces the protein MREIVLINITGSDRPGLLAAVTGALAEDGVSILDVAQSLLHGALSLAVVACADDGARLALLRERIQGVAGVQAQFTSLSEKDYLAWAAAGTDNRFVVTLMSRHITASQVQSVTDIADRHGLVVEAIDRLSVRPGLSAPAPEGKACLEFTVRGEPADINLLRRDFLAAAMLLDADIAIQEDTLYRRHRRLAVFDMDSTLIQAEVIDELAKAHGVGHLVSEITERAMRGELDFRASFKERMALLQGLDISVLDAIGASLRLTEGAEVLFAELKRLGYKTAILSGGFTYFAKQVQAKLGIDYVFANELQVVDGKCTGVAVEPIVDAQRKADLLVELAEKEGLTLEQTIAVGDGANDLPMLAKAGLGVAFRAKPLVKQSARHNITTLGLDGVLYLLGVRDSQA
- a CDS encoding rhodanese-like domain-containing protein, which translates into the protein MADFSGLPLVIEAAQLQERLDAPELILVDLTSAARYGAGHIPGARFVDPKRTQLGQPPAPGLMPTLPALEALFGELGHTRQAVYVVYDDEGGGWAGRFIWLLDVIGHKQYHYLDGGVLAWEAAQLPLTTEVPAPHAGSVALTLHDEPTATREYLQSRIGAADLAIWDARGPLEYSGEKVLAAKGGHIPGAINFEWTAGMDTTRNLRIRTDMHQTLEKLGITPDKEIITHCQTHHRSGFTYLVAKALGYPRVKGYAGSWGEWGNHPDTPVEV